One segment of Acidimicrobiales bacterium DNA contains the following:
- a CDS encoding NAD(+)/NADH kinase has protein sequence MAQIGLIVHLGRESAAAHARDLAAWLVAEGHRVRIPDEDAAVSGLEAYGVAAAEFGPGLDLVVTLGGDGSILRAVELLDRAEVPILGVDHGQLGYLTEVEPGEAEAAVARVLRGDHGLDERMLIEIVIRSGDTVQRHLALNEAVVERSAEVNTIRLVVDLDDEFFTTYAADGLIVATPTGSTAYAFSARGPIVDPSHSALLLTPVSPHMLFDRSLVLAPTTRCRLTIDGHRPATVSVDGRRVALVGDGDTIECTAAAHKARLISLGPRRFHRVLKAKFGLNDR, from the coding sequence ATGGCCCAGATCGGTCTGATCGTGCATCTCGGCCGGGAATCAGCCGCGGCGCACGCTCGGGATCTCGCCGCATGGCTGGTCGCCGAGGGACATCGTGTCCGGATCCCCGACGAGGACGCAGCGGTCAGCGGCCTCGAGGCGTACGGCGTGGCGGCCGCCGAGTTCGGGCCCGGCCTCGATCTCGTGGTCACGCTCGGCGGCGACGGGTCGATTCTTCGGGCCGTGGAACTCCTCGATCGCGCCGAGGTGCCGATCCTCGGGGTCGATCACGGCCAGCTCGGCTATCTCACCGAGGTGGAGCCCGGCGAGGCCGAGGCCGCGGTCGCTCGGGTCCTTCGAGGCGACCACGGTCTCGACGAGCGGATGCTGATCGAGATCGTCATCCGCAGCGGTGACACCGTCCAGCGACATCTGGCGCTCAACGAGGCGGTGGTCGAACGGTCGGCCGAGGTGAACACCATCCGGTTGGTCGTCGACCTCGACGACGAGTTCTTCACCACCTACGCGGCCGACGGGCTGATCGTCGCCACTCCCACCGGGTCGACGGCTTACGCCTTCTCGGCCCGCGGCCCCATCGTCGACCCGAGTCATTCGGCGCTGCTACTGACTCCGGTGTCGCCCCACATGCTCTTCGACCGGTCGTTGGTCCTGGCGCCCACCACCCGGTGTCGTCTCACCATCGATGGTCACCGTCCGGCGACAGTGTCAGTGGACGGTCGTAGGGTGGCGCTCGTGGGTGATGGCGACACCATCGAGTGCACCGCCGCCGCACACAAGGCCCGACTCATCTCCCTCGGGCCACGTCGTTTCCATCGAGTGCTGAAGGCGAAGTTCGGGCTGAATGACCGCTGA
- a CDS encoding MoxR family ATPase, which produces MAADPDEAIRQQVESFRHEFDRIVANVEHVVKGKPDVVRLAITCMLADGHLLIEDVPGVGKTSLARAMAETIDGSLQRIQFTPDLLPTDVTGVQIYNQGENTFEFHEGPVFANVVVADEINRASPKTQAALLEVMEEHQVTVDGQPRPVPDPFVVLATQNPIELDGTYELPEAQLDRFLMRLHIGYPDAATEMEILDQHEKRWDRTELAPVVDTARFAAMTRIADRVHVGPLVKEYLVAISSATRIRNDVRIGVSPRGTIALANASRAWAAGNGRHFVAPDDVRLMAPHVLPHRVIVTPEAELRGVTGNSVISEVLSQTSVDETTRS; this is translated from the coding sequence ATGGCGGCAGATCCAGACGAGGCGATTCGACAGCAGGTCGAGAGTTTTCGCCACGAGTTCGACCGAATCGTGGCCAACGTCGAACATGTCGTGAAGGGCAAGCCCGATGTGGTGCGCCTCGCCATCACCTGCATGCTCGCCGATGGTCATCTCCTGATCGAGGACGTGCCCGGCGTCGGCAAGACGTCACTCGCGCGGGCGATGGCCGAGACCATCGACGGGTCGTTGCAACGCATTCAGTTCACACCCGACCTCCTGCCCACCGACGTCACCGGTGTACAGATCTACAACCAGGGCGAGAACACCTTCGAGTTCCACGAGGGCCCCGTGTTCGCCAACGTCGTCGTGGCCGACGAGATCAACCGGGCATCGCCGAAGACCCAGGCCGCGCTGCTCGAGGTGATGGAAGAGCACCAGGTCACCGTCGACGGGCAACCCCGACCCGTCCCGGACCCGTTCGTCGTTCTCGCGACGCAGAACCCGATCGAGCTCGACGGCACCTACGAGTTGCCCGAGGCGCAGCTCGACCGCTTCCTCATGCGACTCCACATCGGCTACCCCGATGCCGCAACCGAGATGGAGATCCTCGACCAGCACGAGAAGCGGTGGGACCGCACCGAGCTCGCGCCCGTGGTCGACACCGCTCGCTTCGCCGCCATGACCCGCATCGCCGACCGTGTCCACGTCGGTCCGCTGGTGAAGGAGTATCTCGTGGCCATCTCCAGCGCCACCCGCATCCGCAACGACGTGCGAATCGGTGTGAGTCCCCGCGGCACGATCGCCCTGGCCAATGCGTCACGGGCCTGGGCCGCCGGAAACGGTCGGCACTTCGTCGCACCCGACGACGTTCGCCTGATGGCGCCCCACGTCCTGCCCCATCGAGTCATCGTGACCCCCGAGGCCGAACTCCGCGGCGTCACCGGCAACTCCGTCATCAGCGAGGTACTGAGCCAGACTTCGGTGGACGAGACGACACGGAGCTGA
- a CDS encoding DUF58 domain-containing protein: MTPAGRGTLFAGLVIALAGLLVGYPALTVMGATLVAAVMLALIIVGRPPEISSSRRILPDRVTAGDPATSELTITNDGRRTSGTSKGRERFGDGNIDVDIPALEPGESVVLTNELTTTRRGVFTVGPLTVRRGDPIGLARRGDINSEVLQLIVHPVVHDVAPFPAGMRRDLEGIPSGEAAEGGITFSNLRDYVPGDDLRLVHWRSSARVGHLMVRHNIDVHRPRTTVILDTSVNLYDEESFEDAVRAAASIVFAAMTRKFSFTLRTTDGRIINDRSSRLAVMDFLAEIQPHADETMDLGRAAAAAGKDPSGLSCAVITGRAGVDALRSLGPVRNRFDQLTMIRMGSAERSQVHELAGAILMNTRTSTDFAHAWNRRMRR, translated from the coding sequence GTGACTCCCGCCGGGCGCGGCACCCTCTTCGCCGGTCTGGTCATCGCCCTCGCAGGGCTCCTCGTCGGCTACCCGGCCCTCACGGTCATGGGCGCGACGCTGGTCGCGGCCGTGATGCTCGCCCTGATCATCGTCGGACGTCCGCCCGAGATCAGCAGCTCGCGTCGGATCCTCCCCGACCGGGTCACCGCGGGCGACCCGGCCACCTCCGAGCTCACGATCACCAACGACGGCCGGCGCACGAGCGGAACCTCCAAGGGTCGCGAGCGCTTCGGCGACGGCAACATCGACGTCGACATTCCGGCGCTCGAGCCCGGCGAGTCGGTCGTGCTCACCAACGAGCTGACGACCACCCGGCGCGGTGTCTTCACCGTCGGCCCACTCACCGTTCGACGCGGCGACCCGATCGGTCTCGCCCGACGGGGCGACATCAACTCCGAGGTCCTGCAGCTGATCGTCCACCCGGTGGTCCACGATGTCGCGCCGTTCCCTGCCGGAATGCGGCGCGATCTCGAGGGTATCCCCTCCGGCGAGGCCGCCGAGGGCGGCATCACCTTTTCGAATCTGCGCGACTACGTGCCCGGCGATGACCTCCGCCTGGTGCACTGGCGATCGTCGGCCCGCGTGGGCCATCTCATGGTGCGTCACAACATCGATGTCCACCGACCGCGCACCACGGTGATCCTCGACACTTCCGTCAATCTCTACGACGAAGAGTCGTTCGAGGACGCCGTTCGGGCGGCCGCGAGCATCGTTTTCGCCGCGATGACCCGCAAGTTCTCCTTCACCCTTCGGACCACCGACGGTCGCATCATCAACGACCGATCGTCTCGGCTCGCGGTCATGGACTTCCTGGCCGAGATCCAGCCCCACGCCGACGAAACCATGGACCTGGGTCGAGCAGCGGCCGCCGCCGGCAAGGACCCCAGCGGCCTCTCCTGCGCCGTGATCACCGGCCGCGCCGGTGTCGACGCCTTGCGGAGCCTGGGGCCCGTCCGCAACCGTTTCGACCAGCTCACCATGATTCGCATGGGCAGCGCCGAGCGCTCCCAGGTCCACGAACTCGCCGGCGCGATCCTGATGAACACCCGCACATCGACCGATTTCGCCCATGCCTGGAATCGGCGGATGCGGCGATGA
- a CDS encoding TlyA family RNA methyltransferase, translating into MGISAERRLERAVSRRRRLDAELVRRGLVESRSRAQLLISERRVLVGGAVAEKAARQVDPGDAIEVVGDGPRFVSRGGEKLAAALERFAVDVTGCRVIDAGSSTGGFTDCALRAGAETVVAIDVGRNQLHERMRADPRVAVHEQTNIRDLDPASVGGPGDVLVGDLSFISLRTVLDALLDLTVDGGDLVLLVKPQFEAGKAEADRGRGVIRDATVWTRTLSEVCTALQSRGAAIMGAMVSPITGGDGNVEFLVHARRGAPLGDLEPFITAALAEVGD; encoded by the coding sequence GTGGGTATCAGCGCTGAGCGCCGCCTCGAGCGGGCCGTGAGTCGTCGTCGACGACTCGACGCCGAGCTCGTCCGCCGTGGGCTCGTCGAGAGCCGGAGCCGTGCGCAGCTCCTCATCAGCGAGCGGCGAGTGCTCGTGGGAGGGGCGGTCGCCGAGAAGGCGGCGCGTCAGGTCGACCCGGGCGACGCCATCGAGGTGGTGGGCGACGGCCCCCGTTTCGTGTCGCGTGGTGGCGAGAAGCTCGCGGCCGCACTCGAGCGTTTCGCCGTGGACGTGACCGGATGCCGCGTCATCGATGCCGGGTCGTCCACGGGAGGCTTCACCGACTGTGCGCTCCGGGCCGGTGCCGAGACGGTGGTGGCGATCGACGTGGGCCGCAACCAGCTGCACGAGCGGATGCGGGCCGATCCGAGGGTTGCCGTGCACGAGCAGACCAACATCCGTGATCTCGACCCCGCCTCGGTCGGTGGACCCGGCGATGTGCTCGTCGGCGACCTCTCGTTCATCTCGCTGCGGACCGTGCTCGATGCCCTGCTGGACCTGACCGTCGACGGCGGTGATCTGGTGCTGTTGGTCAAGCCGCAGTTCGAGGCGGGCAAGGCCGAAGCCGATCGGGGGAGAGGCGTGATTCGCGACGCCACGGTGTGGACGCGGACCCTGTCCGAGGTGTGCACCGCGCTCCAGAGCCGCGGAGCGGCCATCATGGGCGCCATGGTCTCTCCGATCACCGGTGGCGACGGCAACGTCGAGTTCCTCGTTCATGCCCGACGCGGCGCGCCGCTCGGTGACCTCGAGCCGTTCATCACGGCCGCGCTGGCCGAGGTGGGTGACTGA
- a CDS encoding transglutaminaseTgpA domain-containing protein, whose amino-acid sequence MRLRPAPTTTAAIWLLIAAATIPMRDVFGTGSWLVNIVAAALGASLVASAIETSRPRLSGAVICAATAAGAAAWATLVVLRETFWSSPGSADVVRELFDGVLHGWSALLDEQVPLTDPQRAETFASFLVWVVAALAVHVAARGRTALAAVGAGAVLLSISTAAVLPRGLPPAVVGVGAGMAALVAVATLTRAADQQWLAGRVVALAAIVGASASIAALAGLVAPSLDRTPVDPRSAREVEVVNIEVPDVLAEFGTRRQGTEPVLSIESEVPPAGLRLRLQVYDEHNGERWVPSAEFEQIATFPSPTELPPGEPVDLSIRLEDLDGPWIPVPDRLVGIDVEDLRWNEDAQTLISPRPPVDYAVSGTLVGRADLDGIEAARDEVDREVGTPPNGLPDLIRETAAEVTAETTDAISAVDAVTARVQRLGRDESTPPGNSFGRLRDDLEMERATGAEQIASLHALMLRSIGIPSRVVVGYLANGPIVEPTDLQVWVEVAFSGVGWVIIDPVPAETETGDSSAQENVPTTTAPPTDSPLQAQALPRELGPGEDPDEPEIGSNDQLTWGDVAGYALIAVLALVALLVGLRVLRRRLRYGRGRAAEVRVLGAWAELVDRLRELGAPILSTTTTGDVVFMATAMDDTLGAHTAALAGLAAAALHAPHASEPDDAAAAWDELHVAEARIVEIRGRTAVPRRYLDPRVLRYNAPRPPASREGGHRSKVRERSRFS is encoded by the coding sequence ATGAGGCTGCGCCCCGCTCCCACCACCACGGCCGCCATCTGGCTGCTCATCGCCGCGGCCACCATTCCGATGCGCGACGTCTTCGGGACGGGGAGCTGGCTGGTCAACATCGTCGCCGCGGCGTTGGGGGCCTCGCTGGTCGCCAGCGCGATCGAGACCAGCCGACCTCGGCTCTCCGGGGCGGTCATCTGTGCGGCCACTGCGGCTGGTGCCGCTGCCTGGGCGACGCTCGTCGTCCTGCGCGAGACATTCTGGTCGAGCCCCGGGTCGGCCGACGTCGTGCGTGAGCTCTTCGACGGTGTCCTCCACGGATGGAGCGCGCTGCTCGACGAACAGGTGCCGCTCACCGATCCGCAGCGGGCCGAGACGTTCGCGAGCTTCCTGGTGTGGGTCGTCGCCGCGCTCGCGGTCCACGTCGCGGCTCGCGGCCGCACCGCGCTCGCCGCCGTCGGTGCCGGCGCCGTGCTCTTGAGCATCAGCACCGCCGCCGTGCTGCCACGGGGGCTCCCGCCGGCCGTGGTCGGCGTGGGCGCGGGCATGGCCGCACTCGTCGCCGTCGCCACCCTGACGCGGGCCGCCGACCAGCAGTGGCTGGCGGGTCGAGTCGTTGCGCTCGCTGCCATCGTGGGCGCGTCCGCCTCGATCGCAGCTCTCGCCGGACTCGTCGCGCCGTCTCTCGACCGCACCCCCGTGGACCCTCGATCCGCCCGGGAGGTCGAGGTCGTCAACATCGAGGTGCCCGATGTCCTGGCCGAGTTCGGCACTCGCCGGCAGGGCACCGAACCCGTCCTGAGCATCGAGAGCGAGGTTCCGCCCGCCGGCCTACGGCTTCGGCTCCAGGTCTACGACGAACACAACGGCGAGCGTTGGGTTCCGTCCGCCGAGTTCGAGCAGATCGCGACCTTTCCGTCCCCGACCGAGCTCCCTCCGGGCGAACCCGTCGATCTCTCCATCCGCCTCGAGGACCTCGATGGCCCGTGGATCCCCGTCCCTGATCGCCTCGTCGGCATCGACGTCGAGGACCTCCGCTGGAACGAGGACGCGCAGACCCTCATCAGCCCCCGACCGCCGGTCGACTACGCCGTCTCGGGCACCCTCGTCGGCCGGGCCGATCTCGATGGCATCGAGGCGGCCCGAGACGAGGTCGACCGCGAGGTCGGCACCCCACCCAACGGGCTGCCCGACCTCATCCGCGAGACCGCGGCCGAGGTCACCGCCGAGACGACCGACGCGATCTCGGCGGTCGATGCGGTCACCGCCCGTGTCCAGAGGCTCGGCCGAGACGAGTCGACACCGCCGGGCAACTCGTTCGGCCGCCTGCGGGACGACCTGGAGATGGAGCGCGCCACGGGCGCCGAACAGATCGCCTCGCTGCATGCACTGATGCTGCGCTCGATCGGCATCCCCAGTCGTGTCGTGGTCGGCTACCTGGCCAACGGGCCGATCGTCGAGCCGACGGACCTCCAGGTGTGGGTCGAGGTGGCGTTCTCGGGCGTCGGCTGGGTCATCATCGACCCGGTACCGGCCGAGACCGAGACCGGCGACAGCTCTGCCCAGGAGAACGTGCCCACCACCACGGCGCCACCGACCGACTCGCCGCTCCAGGCCCAGGCCCTTCCGCGAGAACTCGGTCCCGGCGAGGATCCCGACGAGCCCGAGATCGGCAGCAACGACCAGCTCACCTGGGGTGATGTCGCCGGCTATGCACTGATCGCCGTCCTGGCCCTCGTCGCGCTGCTCGTCGGACTGCGCGTGCTCCGTCGGCGCCTCCGCTACGGCCGAGGGCGAGCGGCGGAGGTGCGGGTACTCGGCGCATGGGCCGAACTGGTCGATCGGTTGCGCGAGCTCGGCGCGCCCATCCTGTCCACGACGACCACCGGCGACGTCGTCTTCATGGCAACGGCCATGGACGACACTCTCGGTGCCCACACCGCGGCGCTCGCCGGACTCGCCGCCGCGGCCCTCCACGCGCCGCATGCCTCCGAACCCGACGACGCCGCGGCGGCGTGGGACGAGCTCCATGTCGCCGAGGCCCGGATCGTCGAGATCCGTGGCCGCACGGCGGTGCCCCGTCGCTACCTCGACCCGCGGGTGCTGCGCTACAACGCGCCTCGACCTCCGGCGTCGCGCGAAGGCGGTCACCGGTCGAAGGTCAGGGAACGTTCACGGTTTTCGTGA